The DNA region GGAATTGCATTCAATGCAAAAGATTCTGTAAAAGAAATTGCTGATGTAGTAGTAGATGAAAAAGACTTATGCAAAGTCTTAGATGAAATTCTTAATCAATTAACCACTGAAGAAGAAAACGAAGCTGTTGACGACGAAGAAACTGAAGAAGCTGTTGAAGCTAGTGAAGAAGCAGAAGAAACTGCTGAAGAAGCTGCAGACGAAGAAGCTGCAGACGAAGCAGAAGAAACCGAAGAAGCTAGTGAAGATGCTGCTGAAGACAAAAAAGAAGATAAAAAAGAACTTCCTAAATCTGAATTTGTTCTTGCTGACACCATGGAAGGTGTAAGAAAACAAAAAGATGAAAAAGAAGCTGAAATCTCCAAAGTTGCAGATGAAAGGGAAGAATTCAACAGAATAGCTAAAGAACAACGTAAAATACGTGATGAATTAAACGCATCATTAAAAGAAAACTTAAATAAAGCTATTGAATTCAGAAACGAGCGTAATGAAATCAACAAAGAAGTTGAAGCTGCTAAAAAGGCTCGTAATGAAGCAAATAATAAAATTAAAAGTCTCGAATGGTCTTCAGGTAAACGCGATAAAATTAAAATAGAAAATGAAATCAAGAAAATTGATAAAATCATTGAAACTCGCGTTTTAGATATCAAAAAAGAAAATCAGCTTGTTAAAAATGCAAATGATTTAAGAAAACAGTTAATGGAAATTCATGAAGATGAATCCATTAAAACTGAAGCTCAAGAACTCAAAAAAGTTTCTGAAGAAGAACATGAAAAAGTTATTTCACTTTCCGAAAAAGCTCAAGAAGCTCACGAAGAAATGCTCACCTACTTCAGAAAAACTGATGATATCAGAACCGCTGCTGACGAAGCTCATAAAAAATTCATCGAAGCACGTAAAAACGCTTCAGCTAAACATGAAGAATTTAAAGCTATCTTAAGCGACATCCATGTTATCAACAAAAAATTAGGTTCCAACAAACCTAAGAGAAGGAGAAATGATAACAAAGGTAGTTCTGGCGGTAACAAAAACCGTGAAGAAAAAGAAAGAGCTGAAGAAATCTTTGCTAAATTTAAACAAGGTGGAAAAGTTTCCACTGAAGAGATTTTACTCTTGCAAAAATATAATATAGGTTAAGCAATTAACCTTTATTTCTTTTATTTTTTTAGGGTAATAATATGGCTGAAGAAAAAATTGAAACTTGTTTTATCTGTGGTAAAAAGTTTGACATGAATAAGGCAGATTTGGCATATTACAGAAATGGCCAATTTCCAATCTGTGATTTCTGCGCTGATTTTTACCGTTTTTACAATGAGGAGTTAACTCCTAAAAAAGAATAATTACTTTTTTTAACTTTTTTTCAAATTATAAATACATTTTCGTTATTTTTCTCTACTGATTTTTTGCAATGTTGAAATAGTAATATTTTTATATTAAAAATTTCATTAAAATATTTTATAAAAAATGAGTAGGTAGAAGTATAATGCATGAAGTAATAATTTGCGAAAAGCCAAGTTCAGCTGAAAAAATAGCAAAAGCGCTTTCACCTAGCGCAAAAAAGAAAGTATACAATAAAAAAGTTAAATACTGGGAATTAAAAAGGGATTCCAAGGATATTACAGTCGTTTCCGGTGTCGGTCACCTTTATTCACTGATTCCAAAAAACGATGCAAAATACCGGGTATCATTTGATCTTCATTGGGTTCCTTCCTATGAGGCAAGCAAAAGCAGTTCCTTTACCAAAAACTATCTTAATGCTATTAAAAAAGTTGGAAAGGGCGCTGATTCATATATTCATGCCTGCGATTATGATGTTGAAGGAACATTGATTGGTTATAACGCTTTAAGATTTGCCTGCGGTGAAGATTCACTCAACAAGTCATCAAGGATGAAATTTTCAACATTAACAAAAAAGGACATTGTTGATGCTTATGAAAACAGAATCGACATTGACATGCACCAGGTTGACAACGGAATAGCCCGTCATATCCTGGATTACTATTTTGGAATGAACATTTCCATTGCTCTTTCAGACACAGTTAAAAAAACCAAACACAGATTCCTGAAACTGTCTGTGGGCAGGGTTCAGACTCCTACCTTATCCATTTTGGTAAACCGTGAAAAGGAAATCAGAAACTTCGTTCCTGAACCTTACTGGGTTTTAAGAGCTATTCTTGACTTTGAAGACATTGAAATCAAGCACGTTGACGGAAACATATTCGACAGGCAGCGTGCAGATGAAATATTTGACAAATGCAACGGCAAGGATGCAACAGTCGATGAGATTACCATTTCAAATTCAAGAACCAGGCCTCCTGTACCGTTCAATTTAAGCGGTCTTCAGGCTGAAGCATATAATGTATTTGGTTTTTCACCTAAAAGAACTCAGGTTGCAGCTCAAAACCTTTATAGTGCAGGTTATACTTCCTATCCACGTACTTCATCTCAAAAATTACCTGAAAGCTTAGGTTTTGCAAATATTTTCAAGCAACTGTCTGCAAACCACGAATTCAAAAAGCATATAGACCAGCTGCCTGCAAAGCTTAAACCTAATAACGGTAAAAAAGAGGATGCTGCTCACCCTCCTATTCACCCTACAGGAATACTGCCTACATCTAAATTAAGCAATGACGAGCAGAAAATCTATGATTTGATTGTCTACAGATTCATTGCAGTATTTTTCGATGCGGCCAAATTCGAAACCATGAAAACCGTTCTGGACATTGAAGGTGAAAAATTCAAGTTCTCAAGAAGAAGAGTAACCTACAAAGGCTGGATGGAACATTATCCATTTAAAAAGATTGATAACGAGCCTTTCCCTGAAGTTGAGGAAGGGGACTTGATGAGCGTTAAGGAGCTTATTAAGGATGAAAAGGAAACCAAACCTCCTGCCCGTTATAATCAGGCTTCTCTGATTAAGGAACTTGAAAAGAAAAACCTCGGAACCAAGGCTACCCGTGCGGATATCGTCGAC from Methanobrevibacter sp. includes:
- the topA gene encoding DNA topoisomerase I, encoding MHEVIICEKPSSAEKIAKALSPSAKKKVYNKKVKYWELKRDSKDITVVSGVGHLYSLIPKNDAKYRVSFDLHWVPSYEASKSSSFTKNYLNAIKKVGKGADSYIHACDYDVEGTLIGYNALRFACGEDSLNKSSRMKFSTLTKKDIVDAYENRIDIDMHQVDNGIARHILDYYFGMNISIALSDTVKKTKHRFLKLSVGRVQTPTLSILVNREKEIRNFVPEPYWVLRAILDFEDIEIKHVDGNIFDRQRADEIFDKCNGKDATVDEITISNSRTRPPVPFNLSGLQAEAYNVFGFSPKRTQVAAQNLYSAGYTSYPRTSSQKLPESLGFANIFKQLSANHEFKKHIDQLPAKLKPNNGKKEDAAHPPIHPTGILPTSKLSNDEQKIYDLIVYRFIAVFFDAAKFETMKTVLDIEGEKFKFSRRRVTYKGWMEHYPFKKIDNEPFPEVEEGDLMSVKELIKDEKETKPPARYNQASLIKELEKKNLGTKATRADIVDKLYDRKYIEGSKIEVNALGEHLIDTLNTYCNNLTSEELTRDLENKLEGINQDETTRDSVVNEGKKDVKDILVDINNNIQGIGSKLYEAYQASNIVGECKCGGKLVKRSGRYGKFVGCTNYPDCNVTYSLPRNASVIKKTCEKCGLPMIVAGKGRNKREMCLDPNCGKDSNTKSHNPEEVGECPKCGKTLLKRSGRFGDFVGCSGFPKCNFTCSLEELESKLNNS
- the serB gene encoding phosphoserine phosphatase SerB → MIKLVVFDLDNVIIDGEAIDEIGKLANVEEDIAAITEKAMQGEIDFETSIKDRVQLLEGTSIEDIEKVADDLPLMAGAEKTIACLKEKDVDVAIISGSFDVVAEKVKDKLGVDAVYTNSFTVEDGKLTGEVTGPLVSGSKLDVLKDHVEEAGITLDEVVAVGDGANDISMIESAGCGIAFNAKDSVKEIADVVVDEKDLCKVLDEILNQLTTEEENEAVDDEETEEAVEASEEAEETAEEAADEEAADEAEETEEASEDAAEDKKEDKKELPKSEFVLADTMEGVRKQKDEKEAEISKVADEREEFNRIAKEQRKIRDELNASLKENLNKAIEFRNERNEINKEVEAAKKARNEANNKIKSLEWSSGKRDKIKIENEIKKIDKIIETRVLDIKKENQLVKNANDLRKQLMEIHEDESIKTEAQELKKVSEEEHEKVISLSEKAQEAHEEMLTYFRKTDDIRTAADEAHKKFIEARKNASAKHEEFKAILSDIHVINKKLGSNKPKRRRNDNKGSSGGNKNREEKERAEEIFAKFKQGGKVSTEEILLLQKYNIG